A single Cygnus atratus isolate AKBS03 ecotype Queensland, Australia chromosome 11, CAtr_DNAZoo_HiC_assembly, whole genome shotgun sequence DNA region contains:
- the CORO2B gene encoding coronin-2B translates to MSWRPQYRSSKFRNVYGKVASREHCFDGIPITKNVHDNHFCAVNARFLAIVTESAGGGSFLVIPLEQTGRIEPNYPKVCGHQGNVLDIKWNPFIENIIASCSEDTSVRIWEIPEGGLKRNMTEAVLELYGHSRRVGLVEWHPTTNNILFSAGYDYKVLIWNLDIGEPVKMIDCHTDVILCMSFNTDGSLLATSCKDKKLRVVEPRSGRVLQEASCKNHRVNRVVFLGSTKRLLTTGVSRWNTRQIALWDQEDLSMPLIEEEIDGLSGLLFPFYDADTHMLYLAGKGDGNIRYYEIGSEKPYLSYLMEFRSPAPQKGLGVMPKHGLDVSACEVFRFYKLVTLKGLIEPISMIVPRRSETYQEDIYPMTPGTEPALTPDEWLSGVNRDPILMSLKEGYKKTSKIVFKAPVREKRGVVVNGIDLLENVPPRTENELLRMFFRQQDEIRRLKDELSQKDIRIRQLQLELKNLRNSPKNN, encoded by the exons ATGTCATGGCGCCCGCAGTACCGCAGCTCCAAGTTCCGCAACGTCTACGGGAAGGTGGCGAGCCGGGAGCACTGCTTTGACGGCATCCCCATCACCAAGAACGTCCACGACAACCACTTCTGCGCCGTCAACGCCCGCTTCCTCGCCATCGTCACCGAGAGCGCCGGCGGCGGCTCCTTCCTCGTCATCCCGCTCGAGCAG acAGGCCGGATTGAGCCAAACTACCCCAAAGTGTGCGGTCACCAGGGCAATGTGCTCGACATCAAGTGGAACCCCTTCATCGAGAACATCATCGCGTCCTGCTCCGAGGACACCTCG GTGCGGATATGGGAGATCCCCGAGGGCGGCCTGAAGAGGAACATGACGGAGGCCGTCCTGGAGCTGTACGGGCACAGCCGGCGCGTCGGCCTGGTCGAGTGGCaccccaccaccaacaacatCCTCTTCAGCGCGGGCTACGACTATAAG GTCCTCATCTGGAACCTGGACATCGGGGAGCCCGTCAAGATGATCGACTGCCACACGGACGTCATCCTCTGCATGTCCTTCAACACGGACGGCAGCCTGCTGGCCACCTCCTGCAAGGACAAGAAGCTGCGGGTGGTGGAGCCGCGCTCCggcagggtgctgcag GAGGCCAGCTGCAAGAACCACCGCGTCAACCGCGTGGTCTTCCTGGGCAGCACGAAGCGGCTGCTCACCACGGGGGTCTCGCGCTGGAACACGCGGCAGATCGCCCTGTGGGACCAG GAGGATCTGTCCATGCCCCTCATCGAGGAGGAGATCGACGGGCTCTCGGGGCTGCTCTTCCCTTTCTACGACGCGGACACCCACATGCTGTACCTGGCTGGCAAG GGTGACGGCAACATTCGGTACTACGAAATCGGCTCGGAGAAGCCCTACCTGAGCTATCTCATGGAGTTTCGCTCTCCGGCCCCGCAGAAAGGACTGG GGGTGATGCCAAAGCACGGGCTGGATGTGTCGGCCTGCGAGGTCTTCCGCTTCTACAAGCTCGTCACCCTCAAGGGGCTTATCGAGCCCATCTCCATGATCGTGCCAAGGAGG TCGGAGACGTACCAAGAGGACATCTACCCCATGACTCCAGGCACGGAGCCGGCCCTGACGCCGGACGAGTGGCTGAGCGGGGTGAACAGAG ATCCCATCCTGATGTCGCTGAAGGAGGGCTACAAGAAGACGTCCAAAATCGTCTTTAAGGCGCCGGTGAGAGAGAAGAGGGGCGTCGTGGTGAACGGCATCGACCTGCTGGAGAACGTGCCGCCCCGCACGGAGAACGAG ctccttcGGATGTTCTTCCGGCAGCAGGACGAGATCCGGCGGCTGAAGGACGAGCTCTCGCAGAAAGACATACGGATCCGACAGCTACAGCTGGAGCTGAAAAACTTGCGCAACAGCCCGAAGAATAATTAA